The nucleotide sequence aaaaacaataatttATCAATATAAAAAGCACCACTTAAGATGATCAACACAACCATTAACAAACTTATAAGGTCAGAACAAACCGCTTGAAGCATTTTCTGCTCAGCCTCTACTTCAGTAATATCTCTGCAAAAATAAATTTCTACAGATCAGTCATCACTCACAAGCTCAAACCATCATCCAAAATTACTATTCATCAGCCCTTTCAAAAAACAATATTGTGTTCGTCATCATTCCGACTAGCAACAAAATTTGTGCTATGCTATCTACACACATATACAACTAGAGCCGTAACCGAGCCAAACCGGACAGCGGAGCCCTagttgtttgtgttcgttcatttaattaatcaAACGAGCAAATGTAAACAAACTTTCTGCCAAACGGTTCGTTGAACGTTCTGGTCGTTTACAGAACTACATACAACTTTAAACAACGTTTACTTTATAACTAGACATCGAGATAACACAATAAATCGTCAAACCTTCCAACAATTCGGTCAACATGGCACGAACATTTAGCACACACATTATGCTCCTTGGCACAAGCTGCAATTTATATTACAATCATTagacccaaaaaaaaaaaaacaattgaaaaACAATAATACACACAAAAAACCGgtatttattaaataaaaccCTAACCATTGCAAAGATTATGATACGCTTGACGAACAGCACGTTTAGTACATTTCTGACTgcaacaaaatcattaaaaacagTTCATAATCTAATCTAAACACATAACTGAAATTAAAACAGAACAATTGTTATTATTAATACCATTTGGCGGGTTCACTGAGGGGTTTATATTTGCCGTATTTGCGTTTCCATTCAATCTGATCTTTACATTTAGGGCAGACTCCGGTGATATCTGATAACGGCCTGAACCGACCTCCGACTTCGGTTTCGTTAATTTTGACGCCGGCGTTGGGTTTCCACGCGTACTTATTTGCGTGTTTCGGCGGTCCGGTTCGCGGTCTGCTGCTCATCTTGAGGTGCTGTGAAACATGGAAGTGTAAAGTGTTGTTATTAAACCTAAAATAAGGTTTTGGATTGCCCCTAAATTGttgtgtttgttcattttcgGTCCCTAATGTACGAGTATAGACTAGAGTAGGAGCAAGTAAATAACCGGATCAACCAAACCGCACAATTAACTGATGTTCTGGTTAAACCGATTAACCGAAAGTTTTAAACAACTAGCCTACTAACATTATGGAGATAAGAAAGGGAGATTGGGGAATGGATATTTTATTGATGTTTAAAATGAATAACAtatgcctctatttataggcttacaAAATGGGGGTTAAGTATATGGAGGGATGGAAGTTAAGTATATGGATAGTCATATAATAAATAAGTAAtaattcataacactcccccttgactatccacgtgacaaaataatatattattctTATAATACGCTTGGTGacgctgcctcgttaaaaaccttgccaggaaaacccagtgggataaaaccacatctaagggaaaaagagtgcagtgCGTATTATTCTCCCCTTGATGATTTAAGCTCATTGAGTCGACGCATCCCGATCCCATGAACCAGTTTCTTGAATGTAGAGGTCAGAAGTGCTTTAGTAAACGAGTCTGCCAAATTGTCGCTAGAACGAACTTGTTGGACAGTGATATCTCCATTCTTTTGCAAATCATGTGTGAAAAAAAACTTTGGTAAAATGTGCTTCGTTCTGTCA is from Helianthus annuus cultivar XRQ/B chromosome 9, HanXRQr2.0-SUNRISE, whole genome shotgun sequence and encodes:
- the LOC110879180 gene encoding uncharacterized protein C9orf85 homolog, which produces MSSRPRTGPPKHANKYAWKPNAGVKINETEVGGRFRPLSDITGVCPKCKDQIEWKRKYGKYKPLSEPAKCQKCTKRAVRQAYHNLCNACAKEHNVCAKCSCHVDRIVGRDITEVEAEQKMLQAAISNARERDKRSLLRAMNKGKSQTKEKEQDQDPTDGQHKAGDLFKAGSLEAYAGTARDDEDEDASDDEAQVVVN